TTCCAAATCATTAGACTTTTTTACAACAGAAACTCCTTATTATTTAATAAAACAAAAAAAGTTATTTATATTACAATGATCGATTGGAATAAACAGTGGGAGCTCCATGCTCCCGGTTTTAAAGAGGGATTTGTGTCTGTTGCCCTTAAGAATTATGGAGGTTCCAACCACTCCTTCAGGCTCGCTCCTGGGGCGGGGTTTGGTGATCTCTCCCACCCCACAACGCGGCTGATGCTCTCGCTGATGCCTAAAGAAATCACCGCTCCGGTGATCGATGTGGGGTGTGGGAGTGGGGTCCTTTCCCTTGCGGCAAAAACGTTGGGAGCTCCTTCGGTCCTGGGAATCGACATCGACCCTGCAGCCATTGAACACTCCCAAAAAAATGCTAAGCTAAATGAACTTGAGTGCATCTTCGATACAAAGATTGAGCTGGTCCCTCCCTCACCGTTGATCTTGATGAATATGATTTCGTCAGAACAAAGGATCGCTTGGGATGCGCTTCCTTCTCTTGGCAGTTATACTTTGATCGTGTCGGGATACCTTGAGGATGAAGCCGCGCCGACTCATTATGGAACAATTACCGCTTCAAAAACACTCGAAGGGTGGAAGGCATTTGCGATAAGCTATGAGTAAACGTACCGATGCTTCTTCAAGGTTATTGGTTGGTTAGGCAGCTGGCCACTCATTTTCATAATCATCTCGCTTTTCAAACTCTTTAAAGAGACCACTGAGGCTTTTGCTAGTTGATTCAGAACATCCCTATGCACAATTGTAACATGAGGCACATAGCAAGTAGGTTGCAAATCATCCTCCAACTCATAGTTTTCTCCTAAAATCTTGTTAAATTCGGCTAGCTTTTCTGCAAGTTGTCTGTTTAAATCCCTGAATTCCTCTTTATTCTTAGGAACCATGATAATCGGAGAATCCCCAGGACTTCTTCCCTTTAAATATCCTCCATTCTCATCTTTAATGGTATAGCATATGATCTCTTCCGGTTGAAAACAAATATTAGAAATTTTTTTTCATTACAATACTGGTAAAAGCACGTTTAATCTGACTAAAATGATCCTGTTTACCCCCTTTAGTTGTAATAAAGCACACATGAAAAAGGTGTCTCTTATGCAAATGAACTTCTCCTTCTTTCAAACCAGGGTAAACAGTCCAAAAAAGATTTCTTAAAGCTTCTTGAGCATCTTTCTTATCGTCTATAAACTCAAGGTTTGCACTAACACTTATTTTTTTTAACTCTACAGATGCAGACATTCCTACCTCGTGATAACTCCTGTACTTCTAGGGGTTTTTACCCAAACCAATCTTCCCATGGGCTAGGTTCTGCTGAGAA
This region of Candidatus Neptunochlamydia vexilliferae genomic DNA includes:
- a CDS encoding 50S ribosomal protein L11 methyltransferase, with amino-acid sequence MIDWNKQWELHAPGFKEGFVSVALKNYGGSNHSFRLAPGAGFGDLSHPTTRLMLSLMPKEITAPVIDVGCGSGVLSLAAKTLGAPSVLGIDIDPAAIEHSQKNAKLNELECIFDTKIELVPPSPLILMNMISSEQRIAWDALPSLGSYTLIVSGYLEDEAAPTHYGTITASKTLEGWKAFAISYE